In the Flagellimonas sp. HMM57 genome, one interval contains:
- a CDS encoding polymer-forming cytoskeletal protein, translating to MFSDNKKPRPMTEFGGQPNRIEKNTKIKGDITSEADFRIDGKLEGNVKTSGKVVIGKDGYINGKVECVNADIEGKFNGELLVKDLLSLKASAYIEGNVTVAKLAVEPGATFNASCTMGKGAVGGTATPNRLQQQSTKTNEPAKVS from the coding sequence ATGTTTTCAGACAACAAAAAACCTCGCCCTATGACAGAATTTGGTGGACAACCCAACAGAATTGAAAAGAACACAAAGATTAAAGGTGACATTACTTCCGAAGCTGATTTCAGAATCGATGGAAAATTGGAAGGTAACGTAAAAACCTCTGGAAAAGTAGTCATTGGAAAAGATGGTTACATTAATGGTAAAGTAGAATGTGTAAACGCTGACATTGAAGGAAAGTTCAACGGAGAACTTTTGGTTAAAGATTTACTTTCTTTAAAAGCCTCTGCTTATATTGAAGGTAACGTAACCGTTGCTAAATTGGCCGTTGAGCCGGGAGCTACGTTCAATGCCTCATGTACAATGGGCAAAGGAGCTGTTGGCGGAACAGCTACACCAAATAGATTGCAGCAGCAGTCGACAAAGACCAATGAGCCAGCAAAAGTCTCCTAA
- a CDS encoding lipopolysaccharide assembly protein LapB, which yields MKLQHTFITVFVFAGLAFNSCSTKKDKFINRNWHALNTKYNTLYNGNIAFELGREELNTSYRDDYWEILPVERLEVTEEIKLDSEDNNPNFIIAEEKATKAIQKHSMDIKDEERNPQTDEAFLLLGKARYFDQRYIPALESFNYILRKYTESDKLNEATIWREKTNMRLDNPELAIKNLRRMFKFEKLKDQEYADANAVIAQCFINLKAKDTAIQKLKVAQAYTKKNPEKGRYLFIIGQLYNELGFKDSANYAYNKVIDLNRRSPRVYMINAHLKKIQNTEITDSNKEELLEYLTDLEENRENRPFLDKIYREIAQYHLANQTDSLAIVYYNKSLRANRGDRKLNSLNYQTLADYNFDQNEYKIAGAYYDSTLTNLKENSRKHRRIKKKLDNLEDVIKYEDIVQYADSTITVYEMPEAERKAYFEDYIAELKRKEEAALEKELKRTTAGFAAFAESKGGKENKGKFYFYNVTSLGYGKNDFKTRWGNRELEDDWRWSNKNRALPSEATGEDVLVNGQATEQLTEEQKYSVDFYLEQVPTDVAIIDSLRTERNFANYQLGLIYKEKFKENTLAAGKLEQVLASNPEQRLILPSKYNLYKIYEETGSPLARNMKQDIITNHADTRYAEILLNPQAVLEGNTDSPDARYASLYKRYQKQEYLEVITRAQLYINQFTGDPIVPKFEMLKANAIGRLQGFEPFKEALNYVALTYPNNPEGKKAGQVIAEQLPKLERKDFSPETGSSGAGNWKVVFPFKIKNNEKALKLKKRLEESIVDLKYKNVISKDIYNLEDQFVVVHGFKSKDFALGYAELIKNNKDYRIKDENFVVLSDNYKIIQVHKNLESYKEHILTPKP from the coding sequence TTGAAGCTTCAACATACTTTTATTACCGTATTTGTCTTTGCAGGCCTTGCATTTAATTCGTGCTCTACCAAAAAGGACAAGTTCATCAATCGCAATTGGCACGCATTGAATACCAAGTACAACACCTTGTACAATGGTAATATTGCTTTTGAACTGGGGCGGGAAGAGTTAAATACCAGCTATCGTGACGACTATTGGGAAATACTGCCCGTAGAACGTTTGGAAGTTACCGAAGAAATCAAACTGGATTCGGAGGACAATAACCCAAATTTTATCATTGCTGAAGAAAAAGCTACAAAAGCTATTCAAAAGCACAGTATGGATATTAAGGATGAAGAGCGAAATCCGCAAACGGATGAAGCCTTCCTTTTGTTGGGCAAAGCACGTTATTTTGATCAACGTTACATTCCTGCCTTGGAATCTTTTAATTACATCCTTAGAAAATATACCGAGAGCGACAAACTGAACGAGGCTACCATTTGGCGCGAAAAGACCAATATGCGTTTGGACAATCCGGAACTGGCGATTAAGAACCTAAGACGAATGTTCAAATTCGAGAAGTTGAAGGACCAAGAGTATGCAGATGCCAACGCAGTGATAGCACAATGCTTTATAAATTTGAAGGCAAAGGATACCGCTATCCAAAAATTAAAAGTAGCACAAGCCTACACGAAGAAGAATCCAGAAAAAGGAAGATACCTATTTATTATTGGGCAGCTTTACAATGAACTAGGGTTTAAGGACAGTGCCAATTATGCCTATAACAAAGTAATTGACCTCAACAGAAGATCGCCCCGAGTCTATATGATCAATGCCCATCTAAAGAAAATCCAAAACACAGAGATTACGGATTCCAATAAGGAAGAATTACTGGAATATCTCACAGATTTGGAGGAGAATAGGGAGAACAGGCCTTTTTTGGATAAAATTTACAGGGAAATTGCACAATATCATTTGGCAAACCAAACGGACAGTTTGGCGATAGTGTATTACAATAAATCACTAAGGGCCAATCGAGGGGACCGCAAATTGAACTCCTTAAACTATCAAACTTTAGCGGATTATAATTTTGACCAGAACGAGTACAAAATTGCTGGTGCTTACTACGATAGTACGTTGACCAACCTTAAAGAGAATTCAAGAAAGCATAGAAGAATCAAAAAGAAACTGGACAATCTTGAAGATGTCATCAAGTACGAGGACATTGTACAATATGCGGACAGCACCATCACTGTTTACGAAATGCCAGAAGCTGAACGTAAAGCGTATTTTGAGGATTATATAGCGGAATTAAAGCGTAAAGAAGAGGCAGCTCTAGAAAAGGAACTAAAAAGGACCACTGCAGGTTTTGCAGCATTTGCAGAGTCCAAAGGAGGGAAAGAGAACAAAGGAAAGTTCTACTTTTATAATGTGACGAGTCTTGGATACGGAAAAAATGACTTTAAGACCCGTTGGGGAAATCGTGAGTTGGAAGACGACTGGCGATGGAGCAATAAAAATAGAGCGTTACCATCTGAAGCTACCGGGGAGGATGTTTTAGTTAACGGACAAGCTACAGAACAACTGACCGAAGAACAAAAATATTCGGTCGACTTTTATTTGGAACAGGTCCCCACAGATGTTGCCATTATCGACAGTTTACGAACTGAAAGAAATTTTGCCAACTATCAATTAGGGTTGATTTACAAAGAAAAGTTCAAAGAAAATACATTGGCTGCCGGGAAACTGGAACAAGTACTTGCCTCAAACCCAGAACAACGATTGATACTGCCTTCAAAATACAATCTCTATAAAATTTATGAAGAAACAGGTAGTCCGTTGGCACGTAACATGAAACAAGATATCATTACCAACCATGCGGACACGCGTTATGCAGAGATTCTCTTAAATCCCCAGGCCGTATTGGAAGGAAATACGGACAGCCCAGATGCGAGGTATGCTTCCTTGTACAAGCGATATCAAAAACAGGAATATCTAGAGGTAATCACCAGAGCGCAATTATATATCAATCAGTTTACGGGAGACCCTATAGTTCCCAAGTTTGAAATGTTGAAGGCAAATGCCATAGGTCGCCTTCAAGGTTTTGAGCCCTTTAAAGAGGCCTTAAATTATGTTGCGCTTACCTACCCTAACAATCCCGAAGGTAAAAAAGCGGGACAAGTAATTGCAGAGCAATTGCCAAAATTAGAGCGCAAAGACTTTTCTCCAGAAACGGGTTCTTCTGGTGCTGGAAATTGGAAAGTGGTCTTTCCTTTTAAAATAAAGAACAACGAAAAAGCGTTGAAACTTAAAAAGCGTCTTGAGGAATCCATCGTAGATTTGAAATATAAAAACGTGATTTCCAAAGATATTTATAACTTGGAGGATCAGTTTGTGGTAGTACACGGTTTCAAATCCAAAGATTTTGCACTAGGCTATGCGGAGCTTATAAAAAACAACAAGGACTACCGTATCAAAGACGAGAATTTTGTAGTTTTATCCGACAATTACAAAATAATACAAGTACACAAGAATTTAGAATCATACAAAGAACATATATTAACCCCAAAACCCTAG
- a CDS encoding MFS transporter: MKSKKTALLFIFITILVDVIGIGIILPIIPEFIMQLTGEGTHMAVIYGMWLTTAFAGMQFLFSPVLGEISDQYGRKPILLLSLLGLSIDYLIHAWAPTIIWLFVGRFLAGITGASFTVASAYIADISTKEEKAKNFGLIGAAFGLGFIIGPGIGGFFGDIDIRLPFYIAAGLTFANFLFGWLFVPESLVKENRRSINVMKMIPGVSLVALKNYKGVLLLIFAFFLANLAGQALPSVWSYYCIERFDWNPKQIGLSLVVVGLLVAFVQGFLVGAVVKKFGKRNVVTFGFLLWTFGMFLFSQADEPWMLYAFLIPYALGGVAGPTVQGIISNQVSEKEQGILQGSITSLVSITAILGQLVFSPVFYYFIRPEGTIYFPGASYALAAVFLAIAFVFATIAMKRMKIDEIEVESVIEN; encoded by the coding sequence ATGAAATCTAAAAAAACCGCACTCCTCTTTATTTTCATTACCATTTTAGTAGATGTTATCGGCATAGGTATCATACTGCCGATTATCCCTGAATTCATAATGCAATTGACCGGTGAAGGTACCCATATGGCAGTTATTTATGGTATGTGGTTAACCACCGCCTTTGCTGGTATGCAATTTTTGTTTTCGCCTGTATTAGGTGAAATTTCGGATCAGTATGGTCGCAAGCCTATTCTGCTATTGTCCCTACTGGGGTTGAGCATCGACTATTTGATCCATGCATGGGCGCCTACAATCATATGGTTGTTCGTAGGACGGTTTTTAGCAGGAATCACTGGAGCAAGTTTTACGGTCGCTTCTGCTTATATAGCCGACATAAGCACCAAGGAAGAAAAAGCAAAGAATTTTGGTTTGATTGGTGCGGCATTTGGTTTGGGTTTTATTATTGGCCCTGGTATTGGTGGTTTTTTTGGCGATATTGATATTAGACTTCCATTTTACATTGCTGCAGGACTCACCTTTGCCAATTTTCTCTTCGGATGGCTATTCGTTCCAGAATCTTTGGTAAAAGAGAATAGAAGGTCGATAAATGTGATGAAGATGATACCCGGTGTTTCGTTGGTTGCTCTAAAAAACTACAAAGGCGTCTTACTGCTGATATTTGCTTTTTTCTTGGCCAACTTGGCTGGGCAAGCCTTACCGTCAGTTTGGTCGTATTATTGTATTGAACGTTTTGATTGGAATCCAAAACAAATAGGACTGTCTTTGGTGGTCGTAGGTCTTTTGGTTGCTTTTGTACAAGGGTTTTTAGTGGGTGCAGTGGTCAAAAAGTTTGGAAAGCGCAACGTCGTTACCTTTGGGTTTTTGTTGTGGACTTTTGGTATGTTCCTCTTCTCGCAAGCTGATGAACCCTGGATGCTCTATGCGTTTTTGATACCCTATGCCCTTGGTGGAGTGGCGGGGCCAACCGTACAGGGGATTATCTCCAACCAAGTTTCAGAAAAAGAACAGGGGATTTTACAAGGCTCCATAACAAGCTTAGTAAGCATTACCGCTATTTTAGGACAATTAGTGTTCTCTCCGGTATTTTACTACTTTATCCGTCCTGAAGGGACCATTTATTTTCCCGGCGCATCCTACGCACTTGCAGCCGTATTTCTAGCTATTGCTTTTGTTTTTGCAACAATCGCCATGAAACGTATGAAAATTGATGAAATTGAGGTCGAGAGCGTGATAGAAAACTAG
- the atpA gene encoding F0F1 ATP synthase subunit alpha yields the protein MAGVKAAEVSAILKKQLSGFEATASLDEVGTVLQVGDGIARVYGLSNVQYGELVEFDGGMQGIVLNLEEDNVGVVLLGPSKEILEGATVKRTQRIASIKVGEGIVGRVVNTLGTPIDGKGPIAGETYEMPLERKAPGVIYRQPVNEPLQTGVKAIDAMIPVGRGQRELVIGDRQTGKTTVCIDTILNQKEFYDAGEPVYCIYVAIGQKASTVAAIAKTLEDKGALAYTTIVAANASDPAPMQVYAPFAGASIGEYFRDTGRPALIIYDDLSKQAVAYREVSLLLRRPPGREAYPGDVFYLHSRLLERAAKVIADDDIAKDMNDLPEVLKPMVKGGGSLTALPIIETQAGDVSAYIPTNVISITDGQIFLEQDLFNQGVRPAINVGISVSRVGGSAQIKSMKKVAGTLKLDQAQFRELEAFAKFGSDLDAATLNVIEKGRRNVEILKQAQNDPFTVEDQVAIIFAGSKNLLRDVPVEKVKEFETDFIAFMNAKHRDVLDTLKAGKLTDEVTDTLTAVCKDLSGKYRS from the coding sequence ATGGCAGGAGTAAAAGCAGCTGAAGTATCAGCAATTTTGAAAAAACAATTATCAGGATTTGAAGCTACCGCTTCTTTGGATGAAGTAGGTACAGTTTTGCAGGTGGGGGATGGTATTGCCCGTGTCTACGGACTCTCAAATGTTCAGTATGGTGAGCTTGTCGAGTTCGACGGTGGCATGCAAGGTATTGTTTTGAACCTAGAGGAAGATAATGTTGGTGTCGTATTGTTAGGGCCGTCCAAAGAAATCTTGGAAGGTGCAACGGTAAAAAGAACACAACGTATCGCATCTATCAAAGTAGGAGAAGGAATTGTTGGGCGAGTTGTAAATACATTGGGAACACCAATCGATGGTAAGGGCCCAATTGCCGGAGAAACTTACGAAATGCCATTGGAGCGAAAAGCACCAGGTGTAATTTACCGTCAGCCGGTAAACGAACCATTACAAACAGGTGTTAAGGCAATCGACGCCATGATTCCGGTAGGTAGAGGACAACGTGAGTTGGTTATCGGTGACCGTCAAACTGGGAAAACGACAGTTTGTATAGATACTATCTTGAATCAAAAAGAATTTTACGATGCGGGTGAACCCGTATATTGTATCTACGTAGCTATCGGACAAAAAGCATCTACAGTTGCCGCCATTGCGAAGACCTTGGAAGACAAGGGTGCCTTGGCCTATACGACCATAGTTGCTGCAAATGCATCCGATCCTGCACCAATGCAGGTTTATGCTCCTTTTGCTGGTGCCTCTATAGGAGAATACTTTAGGGATACAGGTCGTCCAGCTTTGATTATCTATGATGATTTATCAAAACAAGCGGTTGCATATCGTGAGGTATCCTTGTTATTAAGAAGACCTCCAGGACGTGAGGCCTATCCAGGTGACGTTTTTTATTTGCATTCAAGATTATTGGAAAGAGCGGCAAAAGTGATTGCCGATGACGATATCGCAAAAGACATGAACGATTTACCAGAGGTTCTAAAACCAATGGTAAAAGGTGGAGGCTCATTAACGGCCCTACCCATTATTGAAACACAGGCAGGTGACGTATCCGCATATATCCCCACCAACGTAATTTCTATTACGGACGGACAGATTTTCTTGGAACAGGATTTATTCAACCAAGGGGTAAGACCAGCGATTAACGTGGGTATTTCGGTATCTCGTGTTGGTGGTTCGGCCCAAATCAAATCCATGAAAAAAGTTGCAGGTACTTTAAAGCTGGATCAAGCACAGTTCCGTGAATTGGAAGCTTTTGCCAAGTTTGGTTCCGATTTGGATGCCGCTACATTGAACGTTATCGAAAAAGGACGTAGAAACGTTGAGATTCTAAAACAGGCACAGAATGATCCTTTTACCGTTGAAGATCAGGTAGCGATAATCTTTGCAGGTTCTAAAAACCTATTGAGGGATGTCCCTGTTGAAAAGGTAAAAGAATTTGAAACAGATTTTATAGCGTTCATGAACGCCAAGCACAGAGATGTTCTTGATACGTTAAAAGCCGGAAAATTGACAGACGAGGTTACGGACACGTTGACCGCTGTTTGTAAGGATTTATCTGGGAAATATAGAAGTTAG
- the atpB gene encoding F0F1 ATP synthase subunit A, with amino-acid sequence MRKTVFTKILLVATLFLGQFTFASEKDSEAGNHGKDLKTEIKEYITHHLQDSHDFSLFSYTTDNGEHKYVGFPLPVILWDNGLKVFSSSKFHHGETLAEVDGSYYKLYHSKIYKTDAEGTINYDEEHHATNVKPLDLSITKNVVMIIITGALMLWLFSSLARSYAKNNGVPTGAGRFFEPIVLYIRDDIARPNIGEKRYGKYMPFLLTIFFFIWFLNMFGMTPLGVNVTGNIAITFALALMVFLITNFTGTKDYWMHQFNPLGDSMPWYAKIPLYIILVPIEILGLFIKPFSLLIRLYANMQAGHIVLMSLIGLMFIFKSWLGSPLSFGLAFAISLIEVLVALLQAYIFTMLSALYFGFASEEHEHEHEAEAAH; translated from the coding sequence ATGCGAAAAACTGTTTTTACAAAAATTCTTTTAGTTGCAACACTTTTTTTAGGTCAGTTCACTTTTGCAAGTGAAAAGGATAGCGAAGCCGGAAATCACGGCAAAGACCTGAAGACTGAAATAAAGGAATACATTACCCATCACCTTCAAGATTCTCACGATTTTTCATTGTTTTCTTATACCACAGATAATGGCGAACACAAATATGTTGGCTTCCCATTACCTGTTATTTTATGGGATAACGGACTAAAGGTATTTTCTTCTTCAAAATTCCACCACGGCGAAACCTTGGCTGAGGTAGATGGAAGTTATTACAAACTCTATCATAGTAAAATATATAAGACGGATGCCGAAGGAACTATCAATTATGATGAAGAGCATCATGCTACCAATGTAAAACCTTTGGATTTGTCGATTACCAAAAACGTAGTGATGATTATCATTACTGGGGCGTTAATGTTGTGGTTGTTCTCCAGCCTTGCAAGATCATATGCAAAAAACAACGGTGTGCCAACAGGGGCAGGACGGTTTTTTGAGCCCATTGTGCTCTATATAAGAGACGACATTGCAAGACCAAATATTGGTGAGAAGCGATATGGAAAATATATGCCGTTTCTATTGACCATATTTTTCTTTATTTGGTTTTTGAACATGTTCGGTATGACACCACTTGGGGTTAATGTTACGGGAAACATAGCTATAACCTTTGCTTTGGCTCTCATGGTATTCTTGATTACTAATTTTACGGGAACAAAAGACTATTGGATGCACCAGTTTAACCCGCTTGGTGATTCCATGCCTTGGTATGCTAAGATCCCATTGTACATTATATTGGTTCCTATTGAAATTTTAGGACTGTTCATTAAGCCATTTTCATTATTGATTCGTTTATACGCAAACATGCAGGCGGGCCATATTGTATTGATGAGCTTGATCGGGTTAATGTTCATCTTTAAAAGTTGGTTGGGAAGTCCATTATCCTTTGGATTGGCCTTTGCAATTTCATTGATTGAAGTATTGGTAGCATTGCTACAGGCATATATTTTCACGATGTTGTCTGCGCTGTATTTTGGATTCGCCTCTGAAGAACATGAGCACGAACATGAGGCAGAAGCTGCCCATTAA
- a CDS encoding AtpZ/AtpI family protein, whose protein sequence is MSQQKSPKKNNLKNAAMLSGIAFEMGAIIFLSVKGGKWLDTHYENEKNIFTVIATLLGVAISIWVVLQQLKRIKY, encoded by the coding sequence ATGAGCCAGCAAAAGTCTCCTAAAAAGAACAACCTTAAGAATGCCGCAATGCTTTCTGGTATTGCTTTTGAAATGGGTGCTATTATTTTTTTATCCGTAAAGGGCGGAAAATGGTTGGACACCCATTATGAGAACGAAAAAAATATTTTCACTGTAATTGCCACTTTATTGGGAGTGGCAATTTCGATTTGGGTAGTTTTGCAGCAACTGAAACGTATTAAGTATTGA
- a CDS encoding F0F1 ATP synthase subunit B — protein sequence MAKLLEEFSLGLFFWQTLLFGLLLFLMWKFAWKPILKAVNDREDGIKNALDAAEDAKKEMQNVTADSEKLLKEARAEREAMLKEAREIKDKIVADAKEQAQVEGDKLVKQAQATIESEKKAAVADIKAQVANLSVEIAEKVIKEELSDKKKQLKLVDDMLGDIKLN from the coding sequence ATGGCTAAGTTATTGGAAGAGTTTTCGTTAGGACTGTTTTTCTGGCAAACCCTATTGTTTGGATTGTTGTTGTTCCTCATGTGGAAGTTTGCTTGGAAACCTATCTTAAAAGCTGTAAATGATCGCGAAGACGGTATAAAAAATGCATTGGATGCTGCTGAAGATGCAAAAAAGGAAATGCAGAACGTTACTGCGGACAGTGAAAAGCTTTTAAAAGAAGCAAGGGCAGAAAGAGAAGCGATGCTTAAAGAAGCTCGCGAAATAAAAGACAAAATTGTTGCCGATGCCAAAGAACAAGCTCAGGTAGAAGGCGATAAATTGGTCAAGCAGGCTCAAGCAACTATCGAAAGCGAAAAGAAAGCTGCTGTTGCTGACATCAAGGCTCAGGTTGCAAACCTTTCTGTGGAGATTGCTGAAAAAGTGATCAAAGAAGAACTATCTGACAAGAAGAAGCAACTGAAATTGGTCGACGACATGTTGGGCGATATCAAATTGAACTAA
- the atpG gene encoding ATP synthase F1 subunit gamma, whose amino-acid sequence MANLKEIRNRIASVSSTMQITSAMKMVSAAKLKKAQDAITAMRPYANKLTELLQNLSASLDGDAGSKFTDNRTVNKVLVVAITSNRGLCGAFNTNIIKQSIFLHEQTYGGKQVDFLAIGKKGNDLLGKRGTVIANHSQVYDDLTFDNVAEIAQNLMDYFTEGNYDKIELVYNKFKNAATQIVMTEQFLPLVPVEGDTSGAADYIFEPSKAEIVEELIPKSLKTQLYKAVRDSFASEHGARMTAMHKATDNATELRDQLKLTYNKARQAAITNEILEIVGGAEALNN is encoded by the coding sequence ATGGCCAATTTAAAGGAAATACGAAATAGGATAGCATCGGTATCATCGACTATGCAGATTACCAGTGCCATGAAAATGGTATCTGCCGCTAAGTTGAAAAAAGCCCAAGATGCTATCACCGCAATGCGCCCGTACGCAAACAAGCTTACGGAACTGTTACAAAACCTTAGTGCAAGTTTAGACGGGGATGCAGGAAGCAAATTCACGGATAATAGAACGGTAAACAAGGTCTTGGTCGTAGCTATTACATCTAATCGTGGATTGTGTGGAGCCTTCAATACCAACATCATCAAACAGAGCATATTCTTGCATGAGCAGACTTATGGAGGAAAGCAGGTAGATTTTTTGGCCATTGGTAAAAAAGGAAATGACCTATTGGGGAAAAGAGGTACGGTAATTGCCAATCATAGTCAAGTATATGATGATTTGACTTTTGATAATGTTGCCGAAATTGCCCAAAATCTAATGGATTACTTTACTGAAGGCAACTATGATAAAATTGAATTGGTATACAACAAGTTCAAAAATGCGGCCACACAAATTGTGATGACCGAACAGTTTTTGCCCTTGGTTCCTGTTGAGGGAGATACTTCTGGAGCGGCTGACTATATTTTTGAACCTTCTAAGGCAGAAATTGTTGAAGAACTGATTCCTAAATCATTAAAAACGCAATTGTATAAAGCTGTTCGAGATTCTTTTGCAAGTGAGCATGGCGCACGTATGACAGCAATGCACAAAGCAACGGATAATGCCACAGAGCTTAGAGATCAATTAAAATTGACCTATAACAAAGCAAGACAAGCTGCGATTACCAATGAGATTTTAGAGATTGTTGGTGGAGCGGAAGCGTTGAATAATTAA
- the atpH gene encoding ATP synthase F1 subunit delta has protein sequence MNESRAAIRYAKATLDFAIEKKAAAAVEKDMREIVAVITENTELQNVLESPVVKGQAKKDALHAIFKGSQEITKGLISTLTDNKRIALLKEVALKYIILHEQLKGEDVAFVTTAVPLTAALEKKVLTEVAKITGNKVTIENKIDESIIGGFVLRVGDLQYDASVANKLNGLKREFTNSL, from the coding sequence ATGAACGAAAGTAGAGCAGCCATACGTTACGCAAAAGCAACTTTGGATTTCGCCATAGAAAAGAAAGCGGCGGCAGCCGTTGAAAAGGACATGCGGGAAATAGTAGCTGTAATTACCGAGAATACGGAGCTTCAAAATGTTTTGGAGAGTCCCGTAGTAAAAGGTCAGGCAAAGAAAGATGCGCTCCATGCGATTTTTAAAGGCTCACAAGAAATAACAAAAGGCCTTATCAGTACGCTTACGGACAATAAGCGAATTGCATTGTTGAAAGAAGTAGCCTTAAAGTATATCATTCTCCATGAGCAATTAAAAGGAGAGGATGTGGCCTTTGTTACTACCGCAGTTCCTTTGACGGCAGCTTTGGAAAAAAAGGTTTTGACCGAAGTCGCCAAAATAACCGGAAATAAAGTTACCATAGAAAACAAAATTGACGAAAGCATCATAGGAGGATTTGTTTTGCGTGTTGGGGATTTACAGTACGATGCCAGTGTGGCAAATAAATTGAACGGATTAAAAAGAGAATTTACAAATAGTCTATAA
- the atpE gene encoding ATP synthase F0 subunit C, whose translation MEIPVMVGAGLVVIGVGMGIGRIGGSAMDAIARQPEAYGKIQTAMLIAAALIEGIGFAALFAV comes from the coding sequence ATGGAAATTCCAGTAATGGTAGGTGCAGGTTTAGTAGTTATTGGTGTTGGTATGGGTATCGGTAGAATCGGTGGTTCTGCAATGGATGCCATAGCACGTCAGCCTGAAGCTTACGGAAAAATCCAAACAGCGATGTTGATTGCAGCAGCGTTGATTGAAGGTATTGGTTTTGCTGCTTTATTTGCAGTATAA
- a CDS encoding DUF6168 family protein, whose product MSKRNLPTQFFILLVLSLLLSFGIHLFVLGSKDLPIFDNLIVRSYLVNGFLAAAVFILLNHFKEKLKNQIGFLFMGGSFLKFIFFFLFFYPTYKADGDMSALEFAAFFIPYAIALFLETFFTSKMLKNLEDSSKP is encoded by the coding sequence ATGTCAAAACGCAACCTGCCCACTCAATTTTTTATACTTCTTGTACTATCCTTATTGCTTTCTTTTGGCATACACCTATTTGTGCTCGGCAGCAAAGACTTGCCCATATTTGACAACCTTATCGTACGGTCTTATCTGGTAAACGGTTTTTTGGCCGCCGCAGTTTTTATCTTGTTGAACCATTTTAAGGAGAAGCTAAAAAACCAGATCGGATTTTTGTTCATGGGGGGCAGCTTCTTAAAATTTATTTTTTTCTTTCTGTTCTTCTATCCAACCTACAAAGCAGATGGTGACATGTCTGCCTTGGAATTCGCGGCCTTTTTTATCCCATATGCCATAGCCTTATTTTTAGAGACTTTTTTCACTTCCAAAATGCTCAAAAATTTAGAAGATTCTTCTAAGCCATAA